In one Grus americana isolate bGruAme1 chromosome 1, bGruAme1.mat, whole genome shotgun sequence genomic region, the following are encoded:
- the GPR156 gene encoding probable G-protein coupled receptor 156: MEPGFNCSELCDGSSSFGSQEQQQRALEELCTVTVTSSDRSGKSSPSFSAALLGVVWTFLTGGVLLALFFLVFTIRFRKNRIVKMSSPNLNIVTLLGSGLTYTSAYLFGIQEQSLPSGDSVEKLVQVRLCLLCVGTSLVFGPVLGKSWRLYKVFTQRVPDKRVIIKDLQLLAMVAALVLADAVLLLTWVFSDPVQCFRSLSVSLRVTEKGMTCSVSRVQSCASLYSDLWLVLILGFKSILLLYGTYLAGLTDNVSSPPVNQSLTLIVGVNLVFLAAGTVCLVHRFFRAWHNLLFGFTSGGIFVCTTTINCFIFVPQLKQWKAFEEESPTVSHMAKYFTSPSRSCRSVYSEEQLYQLIGEKNSMKRLLTEKNAVIESLQEQVSSAKEKLMRLMSAESGCDPHVLPAAPCSQSSGRCGDAPGDCCPPDPERDGWQPPRLVGTPPLCSDAQDLQKPVTHEPVCSRALLFDMGDGIERGLKSAHECETPAGQGQSPEQLLGQDISAGMTRESSPKVSYVSSEKLREILQELSLDGKTYSLASPGGPLCSSQGPQGEQAGTWGAQEGYPGIRTPLSPYLARRRRRILLPPTSTRYPGHVSPRASLRVKEAGGRGCGELARISLGREGEMAGGGLLHPPAPSPPAIPGEVCLQPEGWPGWPDPQGTSPCSRWEQRRRQGALRGPAEPSLRSLYYYPDSDSSSSSSEEMFHGCHRPCCEVCFQSPRGSLGSSSTDTDTEPSSCAGHWTEHHGGPQPVVNFKEDLKPTFV; the protein is encoded by the exons ATGGAGCCGGGATTCAACTGCTCTGAGCTCTGCGATGGCAGCTCCAGTTTtggcagccaggagcagcagcagcgggcgCTGGAGGAGCTCTGCACCGTCACGGTG ACATCTTCTGACCGCAGTGGGAAGAGCTCCCCgtccttctctgctgctctcctgggagtCGTGTGGACGTTCCTGACTGGAGGAGTCCTGCTAGCGctcttttttcttgtcttcacAATTCGCTTCAGGAAAAACAG GATCGTGAAGATGTCCAGCCCCAATCTGAACATTGTGACCCTGCTGGGCAGTGGCTTGACTTACACTAGTGCTTACCTCTTTGGGATTCAAGAGCAGAGCCTGCCATCCGGAGACTCAGTGGAAAAGCTTGTTCAG GTGCGGCTCTGCCTGCTGTGCGTGGGGACCTCCCTGGTGTTTGGCCCCGTCCTCGGGAAAAGCTGGCGGCTCTACAAGGTGTTCACCCAACGGGTGCCGGACAAGCGAGTG ATTATCAAAGACCTCCAGTTGCTGGCGATGGTGGCAGCATTGGTGCTGGCAGACGCTGTGTTGCTCTTGACGTGGGTGTTCTCTGATCCGGTCCAGTGTTTCCGAAGCCTCAGCGTCTCACTGCGG GTGACAGAGAAAGGCATGACCTGCTCAGTGAGCCGGGTGCAGTCCTGCGCGTCTCTTTATTCTGATCTTTGGCTCGTTCTCATTTTAGGGTTTAAG agTATCCTCCTCCTATATGGGACCTACTTGGCCGGTCTGACCGACAACGTCAGCTCCCCACCAGTCAACCAGTCCTTGACGCTCATCGTCGGGGTCAACCTCGTGTTCCTGGCTGCCGGCACTGTCTGCTTAGTTCACCGTTTCTTCCGCGCTTGGCACAACTTGCTGTTTGGTTTTACCTCTGGAGGCATCTTCGTGTGTACAACTACGATCAACTGCTTCATCTTTGTCCCACAG CTCAAGCAGTGGAAAGCCTTTGAAGAAGAAAGCCCAACCGTGAGCCACATGGCAAAATACTTCACCAGCCCGAGCAGGAGCTGCCGCTCGGTGTACAGCGAGGAGCAGCTCTACCAGCTGATAGGGGAGAAAAACTCCATGAAGCGGCTGCTCACCGAG AAAAACGCCGTGATTGAAAGCCTGCAGGAGCAAGTGAGCAGTGCCAAGGAGAAGCTGATGAGGCTGATGTCTGCGGAGAGCGGCTGCGACCCTCATGTGCTGCCGGcggctccctgcagccagagctcGGGGCGGTGCGGGGATGCGCCGGGGGACTGCTGCCCCCCGGATCCGGAGAGAGACGGGTGGCAGCCTCCGCGCTTGGTGGGTACACCACCTCTTTGCAGCGATGCTCAGGACCTCCAGAAACCTGTGACCCATGAGCCTGTTTGCTCTCGGGCGCTGCTTTTTGACATGGGAGATGGCATCGAACGTGGCCTGAAAAGTGCTCACGAGTGTGAGACAcctgcagggcaggggcagtctccggagcagctgctgggccaGGACATCTCAGCTGGCATGACCCGGGAGTCGTCCCCCAAAGTCAGCTATGTGAGTAGCGAGAAGCTGCGGGAAATCTTGCAAGAGCTGAGCCTGGATGGCAAAACCTACAGCCTGGCCTCACCTGGGGGtcccctctgcagcagccagggcccCCAAGGTGAGCAGGCAGGAACATGGGGGGCCCAGGAGGGCTACCCGGGCATCCGCACACCCCTCAGCCCCTACCTGGCAAGGCGGCGACGGAGGATCCTGctgccccccacctccacccGCTACCCCGGACATGTGTCCCCTCGTGCCAGCCTCAGGGTGAAGGAGGCGGGCGGCCGGGGCTGTGGGGAGTTGGCACGTAtctccctggggagggaaggggagatggCTGGCGGAGGGCTCCTTCACCCACCAGCACCGTCCCCTCCAGCCATCCCTGGGGAGGTCTGCCTCCAGCCAGAGGGATGGCCAGGATGGCCGGACCCCCAGGGCACTTCCCCGTGCAGCCGGTGGGAGCAGCGGCGACGGCAGGGTGCCCTGAGGGGACCCGCCGAGCCCTCCCTGCGCTCGCTGTACTATTACCCGGACTCtgactccagcagcagcagctccgaGGAGATGTTCCACGGCTGCCACCGGCCCTGCTGCGAGGTCTGCTTCCAGAGCCCACGCGGCTCCCTGGGCAGCAGTAGCACGGACACGGACAcagagcccagcagctgtgcGGGCCACTGGACAGAGCACCACGGCGGGCCCCAGCCCGTGGTGAATTTCAAAGAAGATCTGAAGCCCACCTTTGTGTGA